One window of Chamaesiphon minutus PCC 6605 genomic DNA carries:
- a CDS encoding mersacidin/lichenicidin family type 2 lantibiotic, producing the protein MSHENIIRTWKDENFRNSLSKKERALLPANPAGLVELSDADLNAVAGGAKPKSTSPCCTHATK; encoded by the coding sequence ATGTCTCACGAGAATATAATTCGGACTTGGAAAGATGAAAACTTTCGTAATAGCTTAAGCAAAAAGGAACGTGCGCTACTGCCAGCAAATCCTGCTGGTTTAGTCGAACTGTCTGATGCCGATTTAAATGCTGTTGCTGGTGGTGCTAAACCTAAAAGCACAAGTCCTTGTTGCACGCATGCCACAAAGTAG
- a CDS encoding mersacidin/lichenicidin family type 2 lantibiotic gives MSHENIIRAWKNEGFRQSLSDSNSKFRF, from the coding sequence ATGTCTCACGAAAACATTATCCGCGCTTGGAAAAATGAAGGCTTTCGCCAAAGCTTGAGCGACAGCAATTCCAAATTCAGATTTTGA
- a CDS encoding ISNCY family transposase — translation MEPMKLSFGVLIVYLNRAILQMKDPRLASNGTKYTIRDAVLGAFSMFFMQSESFLEHQRHMNSNQGKSNAQTLFGMIKIPTVPQIRNILDEISATALFGVFNHVYQSLRREGHLKPFEYLGGLLVALDGTQYFDSHKLNCKCCSSRTHKNGTVTYFHSAILPVIVAPGQSQVISLAPEFITPQDGHQKQDCEVAAAKRWLKTHAPEFQGQAITLLGDDLYSHQPMCEQVIASGMNFIFTCLETSHTAVYDWLKYLDGIGEVKKLEVKQWNSNSSELYSYQYVNGIPLRDSQPAMKVNWCKLIHTRQSDGEILYENSFITRHELNEQSVPLVAAAGRCRWKTENENHNVLKTKGYHLEHNFGHGQQHLAACLLTLNLLAFLFHTVLHLTDLAYGQIRLKRVTRKGFFQDILSLTKYLLFESWPSLIDFMLYGSASTLVANSS, via the coding sequence ATGGAGCCAATGAAGCTGAGTTTTGGGGTATTGATAGTCTATCTGAACCGAGCAATTCTTCAGATGAAAGATCCGCGCCTTGCCAGCAATGGCACTAAATACACCATCAGAGATGCTGTGTTGGGAGCATTTTCGATGTTTTTCATGCAAAGCGAATCCTTTTTAGAACATCAGCGGCACATGAATAGCAATCAGGGCAAAAGCAATGCTCAGACACTGTTTGGCATGATTAAAATCCCAACAGTGCCGCAAATTCGGAATATCCTGGATGAAATTTCAGCCACAGCACTATTTGGAGTATTCAATCACGTCTATCAGTCTTTAAGACGAGAAGGTCACTTGAAACCGTTTGAATATCTCGGTGGATTACTAGTTGCGCTGGATGGAACTCAGTATTTTGACTCGCACAAACTCAACTGTAAATGCTGTTCGAGCCGTACCCACAAAAATGGCACAGTAACTTACTTCCACAGTGCCATTTTGCCTGTAATAGTTGCGCCTGGGCAATCTCAAGTAATTTCCTTAGCTCCAGAATTCATCACACCTCAAGATGGTCACCAGAAGCAGGACTGCGAAGTGGCAGCAGCTAAACGATGGCTCAAAACTCATGCCCCAGAATTCCAAGGACAAGCAATCACTCTACTCGGAGATGACCTCTACAGTCACCAACCAATGTGTGAACAGGTGATAGCGTCGGGAATGAACTTTATCTTTACCTGTTTAGAAACGTCTCATACTGCTGTTTATGATTGGTTGAAATACTTGGATGGTATTGGCGAGGTGAAAAAGCTAGAAGTGAAACAGTGGAACAGCAATTCAAGCGAATTATATAGCTATCAATATGTGAATGGAATTCCTCTAAGGGACTCCCAGCCAGCAATGAAGGTCAATTGGTGTAAACTAATCCATACCCGCCAATCAGATGGAGAAATATTATATGAAAATTCATTTATTACCCGCCATGAATTAAACGAACAGAGCGTACCTCTGGTTGCTGCGGCTGGTCGATGTCGTTGGAAGACCGAAAATGAAAATCATAATGTGCTCAAAACAAAGGGATATCATCTGGAGCATAACTTTGGGCATGGTCAGCAGCATTTAGCTGCTTGTTTATTGACGCTGAACCTGTTGGCATTCCTTTTTCACACTGTTTTGCATTTAACAGATCTTGCATATGGACAGATTCGTCTCAAGCGTGTTACTCGTAAAGGCTTTTTTCAAGATATCCTCAGTCTTACCAAATATTTACTCTTTGAGAGTTGGCCTTCTTTGATTGATTTCATGCTTTACGGCTCGGCTTCCACTCTGGTCGCCAACTCTTCCTAG
- a CDS encoding mersacidin/lichenicidin family type 2 lantibiotic gives MSEKERALLPEHPAGLVELADADLNTVAGGAPPIPSRACSYNRECR, from the coding sequence TTGAGCGAAAAGGAACGTGCGTTACTACCAGAACATCCTGCTGGTTTAGTCGAACTGGCTGATGCCGATCTAAACACTGTTGCTGGTGGTGCTCCGCCAATCCCTTCACGCGCCTGTAGCTATAACCGGGAGTGCCGTTAA
- a CDS encoding helix-turn-helix transcriptional regulator: MHPLDRHRSQFRRLEVIDDSIAQESIQSLSRSYDFQKRLMEFMKEGVVVVSTQLNLIYLNHQAKQIYKMLGESLDRSEKLTSAIVDLSRRFRQIHEQKISIVECQLTPEQKIRIRACRLPDELKGFLEETESDCPYLLIFLEDRSASFQEDLKIEQLKYNLTDREVEIWQLLLQTYSYQEIANSLQISLNTVKFHAKNIYNKKRCTFEEKQIMYFEHQN, encoded by the coding sequence ATGCATCCACTAGATCGGCACCGATCTCAATTTAGAAGATTAGAAGTAATAGATGACTCGATCGCGCAGGAAAGTATCCAATCCTTATCAAGATCTTATGATTTCCAGAAGCGACTAATGGAGTTCATGAAAGAAGGAGTCGTCGTCGTTTCTACTCAACTGAATCTAATCTATCTAAATCATCAGGCTAAACAAATCTACAAAATGCTTGGGGAAAGTCTCGATCGCTCAGAAAAATTAACTAGTGCGATCGTCGATCTATCGCGTCGGTTCAGACAGATTCACGAACAGAAGATCTCGATCGTCGAGTGTCAACTTACACCAGAGCAGAAGATTCGGATTCGAGCTTGTAGATTACCAGATGAATTAAAAGGTTTCTTAGAGGAAACAGAGAGCGATTGCCCTTATCTGCTCATTTTTCTGGAAGATCGATCGGCTAGTTTTCAAGAAGACTTAAAGATCGAACAACTAAAATACAATCTAACCGATCGGGAAGTTGAAATATGGCAGTTATTACTCCAAACTTATTCCTATCAAGAGATTGCCAATTCGCTCCAAATTAGCCTTAATACTGTCAAGTTTCATGCCAAAAATATCTATAACAAGAAGCGTTGCACTTTTGAAGAAAAACAAATTATGTATTTCGAGCATCAAAATTAA
- a CDS encoding eIF2A-related protein translates to MTADEALALLDRLLQEQSLRDLQEQVFRHAWEGCTYPKMAELIGYDTGYIRDIGYELWRQLTQVLGEPVTKNNLQAVLRRQRDRSPKLAMPEVTPASPPDRDCYWGEQIDVSSVIGRENELQQLARWLDDNSDVNPLEPRCRLISIVGMGGMGKTSIAAKLTQKLAAERKFERIVWQSLRNAPPLDKILFQLIAFVSHQQQTESADTVDAQISQLMAYLRTTRCLIVFDNFESILSHGGYREGYAGYSELLRRIATEHHASCLILTSREKPRTLIHLEGESGAVCTLDLLGLSEIEVAEIGSVNGCHTDDSSDWHQLQQSYSGNPLAIKIAATTIRDLFDGSVSAFLEQGVILCNGIEALLAQQFARLSEIEQQALYWLAIGREAVSISQLLADFILSGFRSQVLAALQSLDRQSLIEKSSGCFTLQPVVMEYVTAQFIERICEEITTLDVAIFNSHALLQAQAQDYVRESQVRMILVPLVERLMGKLRSKLEIKHQLDRLLVKLRSEFAGTDGYAGGNLINLLRHLHIDSTGYDFSELCIRQAYLLGMNLHDTNFANTDWANSVFTETFGSIHSVAFSPDGRWLASGDFNGDIRLWDARTHQLRSILRGHTNWLRALTFSPDSRTLASGGFDCTIRLWDVNTSECLRTFADRTQAIRSLAFSPDGNILVSGSDDMLASGSDNCTVRLWDVNTGECLQKFADSTEAIYSVAFSPDGRTIASGDTDSNIRLWNIHKERCVGTWETHQGKVFAVAFSPDGRTIASGGDDATVKLYNTSNGECLRTCLGHSDGLKSVIFSQDGQTLISGGKDRNIKLWDVGTGRCLKTLVGHEDWIWSIACNSAHQIVASGSEDRTVRLWSLSTGKCLRVFQGYANTIYAMAFVPPPLPDIAAPQAVLATGYFGGALRLWNIQDVGVASPSGNRSTSLSGHNSSIRTVAFSPDGQLLASGGNSDNPIIKLWRVRDGQCCHILTGHTDGLWSVAFSPDGRILASSSPDHTIRLWSTLTGECLQILAGHTDWVTSVAFIASPPMLVSASRDRTIRIWDIQTGECMRTLQGQQLALVSIAVSPNGDILASGSVDRTVALWNINTGECFQVLPGHQAFVWSVALSTDGRWLASGSYDGTVRLWDVHSGKCLRILQGHTHGVFAVAFVPHYSADFANRQLLASTGTDATIRFWDVATGECVKIIRSPRPYEGMNIRGIQGLTAAQQENLTALGAII, encoded by the coding sequence ATGACAGCAGATGAAGCCCTAGCATTACTCGATCGACTACTCCAAGAACAGAGTCTCCGAGATCTTCAAGAGCAAGTGTTTCGTCACGCTTGGGAAGGTTGCACCTACCCCAAAATGGCCGAGCTAATCGGTTATGACACTGGATACATCCGCGATATCGGTTACGAACTGTGGCGACAATTAACTCAGGTATTGGGCGAACCCGTCACCAAAAATAATTTGCAAGCGGTACTGCGTCGCCAGCGAGATCGTTCGCCTAAATTAGCTATGCCAGAAGTTACCCCAGCTTCGCCCCCAGATCGAGATTGCTATTGGGGCGAGCAGATCGATGTTTCTAGCGTCATTGGGCGCGAAAATGAACTCCAGCAGTTGGCACGATGGCTGGATGATAATTCTGATGTTAATCCCCTTGAGCCACGTTGTCGGCTGATTTCGATCGTCGGTATGGGTGGCATGGGCAAAACATCAATTGCCGCTAAACTCACTCAAAAGTTAGCAGCCGAGCGCAAATTCGAGCGCATTGTCTGGCAATCCTTACGTAATGCCCCACCGTTGGATAAAATTCTCTTTCAACTTATTGCCTTTGTCTCCCACCAACAACAAACCGAATCTGCGGATACTGTGGATGCGCAGATCTCGCAATTGATGGCATATTTACGCACTACTCGCTGTCTGATTGTCTTCGATAATTTTGAATCGATTCTCTCCCATGGCGGTTATCGGGAAGGTTATGCTGGGTATAGCGAACTCCTCCGCCGGATTGCGACCGAACATCATGCTAGTTGTTTGATATTAACCAGTCGGGAAAAACCCCGAACTTTGATTCATTTAGAAGGAGAATCTGGGGCAGTTTGCACGTTGGATTTACTTGGTTTGAGCGAAATAGAAGTAGCCGAGATCGGTTCTGTGAATGGTTGTCATACAGACGATTCCAGCGATTGGCATCAGTTACAGCAATCTTACTCTGGCAACCCGCTAGCGATTAAAATTGCGGCGACGACCATTCGGGATTTATTTGACGGTAGCGTGAGCGCGTTTTTAGAACAGGGGGTAATTCTCTGCAATGGGATTGAGGCTTTACTGGCACAGCAATTCGCTCGATTGTCCGAGATCGAGCAACAGGCACTGTACTGGTTGGCGATCGGTCGCGAAGCTGTATCGATTTCGCAACTATTAGCAGACTTTATTCTCAGCGGATTTAGATCTCAAGTTTTAGCCGCATTACAATCGTTAGATCGGCAAAGTCTAATCGAAAAAAGTTCGGGCTGCTTTACTTTGCAACCCGTAGTGATGGAGTATGTCACTGCACAATTCATCGAGCGAATATGCGAAGAAATCACCACGTTAGATGTAGCGATTTTTAATAGCCATGCGTTGCTCCAGGCTCAGGCTCAAGACTATGTGCGCGAGAGCCAAGTGCGGATGATTTTAGTGCCGCTGGTCGAAAGACTCATGGGTAAATTGAGATCGAAATTAGAGATTAAACACCAACTCGATCGATTATTAGTGAAACTGCGATCGGAATTTGCTGGTACCGACGGCTATGCAGGTGGCAATTTAATTAACCTGTTGCGGCACTTGCACATCGACTCGACTGGCTACGATTTTTCCGAGTTGTGTATTCGGCAAGCCTATCTGCTCGGCATGAATTTACACGATACTAATTTTGCAAACACCGATTGGGCCAACTCAGTTTTTACCGAAACCTTCGGCAGTATTCACTCTGTCGCCTTTAGTCCAGACGGTCGCTGGTTGGCTAGCGGTGATTTTAACGGCGATATTCGGTTGTGGGATGCCCGCACACATCAACTGCGATCGATCTTGCGCGGTCACACCAATTGGTTACGAGCGTTAACTTTCAGCCCCGATAGTCGAACGCTAGCCAGCGGTGGTTTTGACTGCACCATCCGTCTCTGGGATGTTAATACTAGTGAGTGCTTGCGGACATTTGCCGATCGGACACAGGCGATCCGATCGCTGGCATTCAGTCCCGACGGCAACATCTTAGTCAGTGGCAGTGACGATATGTTAGCCAGCGGTAGCGATAACTGCACCGTGAGACTCTGGGATGTTAATACTGGTGAGTGCTTACAGAAATTCGCCGACTCTACCGAAGCAATCTACTCAGTAGCATTCAGTCCTGACGGTCGAACCATTGCCAGTGGTGATACCGATTCAAACATTCGGCTTTGGAATATCCACAAAGAACGATGCGTTGGAACATGGGAGACTCATCAAGGCAAAGTCTTTGCAGTAGCATTTAGTCCAGATGGTCGAACCATTGCCAGCGGGGGGGATGATGCTACCGTCAAACTCTATAATACCAGTAATGGCGAGTGTTTGAGAACTTGTTTGGGACATAGCGACGGATTGAAGTCGGTAATCTTTAGTCAAGATGGCCAAACGCTCATCAGCGGTGGCAAGGATCGCAACATCAAGCTGTGGGATGTTGGGACTGGACGGTGTTTGAAAACGCTGGTTGGGCATGAGGATTGGATCTGGTCGATCGCTTGCAATTCGGCTCATCAGATCGTGGCTAGTGGTAGTGAAGATCGCACGGTGAGACTCTGGAGTCTGAGTACTGGCAAGTGTCTGAGAGTTTTTCAGGGCTACGCAAATACGATCTATGCGATGGCTTTTGTCCCCCCACCTCTACCAGATATTGCCGCTCCTCAAGCGGTGCTAGCCACTGGATACTTTGGCGGAGCATTACGACTCTGGAATATCCAAGACGTTGGCGTAGCCTCCCCTTCGGGGAATCGATCTACGAGTTTGAGCGGTCATAATAGTTCCATCAGAACGGTAGCCTTCAGTCCAGATGGTCAACTCCTTGCTAGTGGGGGGAACAGTGACAACCCAATTATCAAACTTTGGCGCGTCCGGGATGGCCAGTGCTGTCACATTTTAACTGGACATACCGATGGCTTGTGGTCGGTGGCATTTAGCCCCGACGGTCGAATCCTGGCCAGTAGTAGCCCAGACCATACAATTAGACTGTGGAGTACTTTGACTGGTGAGTGTCTCCAGATTTTAGCAGGGCATACAGATTGGGTCACATCGGTCGCCTTTATTGCCTCACCACCGATGCTGGTGAGTGCTAGTCGCGATCGCACGATTAGAATTTGGGATATCCAGACGGGTGAATGTATGCGGACTTTACAGGGGCAGCAGCTAGCGCTTGTGTCGATCGCGGTGAGTCCTAATGGCGATATTTTGGCTAGCGGTAGTGTCGATCGTACCGTGGCTCTTTGGAATATTAATACTGGTGAATGTTTCCAAGTTTTGCCCGGTCATCAAGCGTTCGTTTGGTCTGTGGCTTTGAGCACCGATGGACGATGGTTAGCCAGTGGTAGCTATGACGGTACCGTCAGGCTTTGGGATGTGCATAGCGGGAAATGTCTAAGGATCTTACAGGGGCATACGCATGGTGTTTTCGCAGTGGCGTTTGTGCCACACTACAGCGCGGATTTTGCCAATCGGCAGTTGCTTGCTAGTACTGGTACTGATGCCACTATTAGATTCTGGGATGTTGCTACGGGTGAATGCGTCAAAATCATTCGATCGCCGCGACCCTATGAAGGAATGAATATTCGGGGCATCCAAGGATTGACTGCTGCCCAGCAGGAAAATTTAACAGCTTTAGGAGCAATTATATAG